A genomic window from Anthocerotibacter panamensis C109 includes:
- a CDS encoding universal stress protein produces the protein MFKTVLFAVDGSPESQKAIPMVARLVQKFNSRLEVLSVLERGERAGKTASPESLQTLLQEVGAYFMDRGIPVEVMEREGNPPFVICDVAEETGAELIIMGCRGLGLTGDRAAQSVSTRVISLAACPVLTVP, from the coding sequence ATGTTCAAGACCGTTCTATTTGCTGTCGATGGGAGCCCTGAATCCCAAAAAGCCATCCCGATGGTGGCCCGCTTAGTACAGAAGTTTAACAGTCGGCTAGAAGTCCTATCAGTCCTGGAACGTGGAGAAAGAGCCGGGAAAACAGCTTCCCCAGAGTCTCTCCAAACCCTGCTCCAAGAGGTCGGGGCTTATTTCATGGACCGGGGTATCCCAGTTGAGGTCATGGAGCGCGAAGGAAACCCGCCCTTTGTCATCTGCGATGTAGCCGAGGAAACCGGGGCGGAATTGATCATCATGGGCTGTAGAGGGTTGGGCCTGACCGGAGACCGGGCAGCCCAAAGCGTCAGCACGCGGGTGATCAGTCTGGCTGCTTGCCCGGTGCTGACGGTGCCTTGA
- the psbV2 gene encoding photosystem II cytochrome PsbV2: MVRIGLLQAGALLLLVTGCASLSAPTQTKPDRYVLQYLLVQRPVDIVVSPKGQTALFTAGQITEGKALFENNCKICHVGGNTLQNPAISLSILDLKQATPPRDNLEALTAFIKAPKTYDGKGLSSTCRGADFLTAEELDKLAAFVLRAAERAKGWGTIPQPGK; this comes from the coding sequence ATGGTGCGTATAGGATTACTCCAGGCCGGGGCGCTCCTGCTTTTGGTTACGGGGTGTGCTAGCTTGAGCGCTCCGACGCAGACCAAGCCAGACCGCTACGTACTCCAATACCTACTCGTGCAGCGCCCGGTGGACATTGTAGTCAGCCCCAAGGGTCAGACTGCACTTTTTACAGCAGGGCAGATCACCGAAGGCAAGGCCCTTTTCGAAAACAACTGTAAGATCTGCCATGTGGGGGGGAATACCCTCCAAAACCCGGCGATTTCCCTGTCGATCCTGGATCTCAAACAGGCAACCCCGCCGCGCGACAACTTGGAGGCGCTGACCGCTTTTATCAAAGCACCCAAAACCTACGATGGGAAAGGGCTGAGTTCTACCTGTCGCGGGGCTGATTTTCTCACCGCAGAGGAATTGGATAAGCTCGCCGCCTTTGTCCTCAGAGCTGCCGAACGCGCCAAAGGTTGGGGGACGATTCCACAGCCTGGAAAATAA
- a CDS encoding cytochrome c family protein — protein sequence MLWLACTLGAVALTACSSNSDQTQASTPTTEAAAFVAKADLAGKTTEFSRDEMKQGFRAFKAECSKCHVGGQTYGTYNVREINLSLEQLKGATPPLDNIETLISYMKKPLSYDGTENLYDGGRHPKFDNLPEERLTAIAAHILKEANFNKTWGKGKDVR from the coding sequence GAGCAATTCCGATCAGACCCAGGCGAGCACCCCAACCACAGAAGCAGCGGCCTTTGTGGCAAAAGCAGACTTGGCGGGGAAGACTACGGAATTTAGCCGCGATGAGATGAAACAGGGCTTTCGCGCTTTTAAAGCCGAGTGCAGCAAATGCCACGTTGGCGGCCAGACCTATGGCACCTATAACGTGCGTGAAATCAACCTGTCTCTAGAACAACTCAAGGGCGCGACTCCGCCTTTGGACAATATCGAGACGCTCATCTCTTATATGAAGAAGCCCCTCAGCTACGACGGCACCGAAAACCTCTACGATGGGGGCCGCCATCCCAAGTTTGATAACCTCCCTGAGGAACGTCTCACCGCCATTGCTGCCCACATTCTCAAAGAAGCCAACTTCAACAAGACTTGGGGTAAGGGTAAGGACGTACGTTGA